A genomic window from Luteolibacter sp. LG18 includes:
- a CDS encoding prolipoprotein diacylglyceryl transferase has protein sequence MFATYVHHLDPIALKAGFLTLRWYGLAYLGGFAAGYLLLKYLATRKLWVLKPEEAGDFIAAAALLGVFIGGRLGYVLFYQILESAQKRAEVFHDPLSILRVWEGGMASHGGILGLFIFTWFYAKKKKVAWTALGDGLCVVAPVGLFFGRIANFWNGELYGLRVKEGAVPWAMKFPLALNDGKAPESANFYEALNAGTVKVMELASSGHLPKSLMTEGGGNPILVNAVDAMNRVPVQDDAFRVVSHQAFDALLEANRQLPEMRTVLEPYLEPRHPSQLYEAGLEGVALFAILWFVRLKFPKAPNGLLTGLFFALYALFRIIGENFREPDAAMFGPLSKGQFLSFFMFVFAAAFFVHAWRGWKKMEDSKT, from the coding sequence GTGTTCGCCACCTACGTCCACCACCTCGATCCGATTGCACTGAAGGCGGGATTTCTCACACTGCGCTGGTATGGGCTGGCGTATCTCGGGGGCTTCGCGGCGGGGTATCTGCTGCTCAAGTATCTGGCGACCAGGAAGCTGTGGGTGTTGAAGCCGGAGGAGGCCGGGGATTTCATCGCGGCGGCGGCGCTGCTGGGGGTGTTCATCGGCGGGCGGCTCGGCTACGTGCTGTTCTATCAGATCCTGGAGTCCGCGCAGAAGCGGGCGGAGGTGTTCCATGATCCACTGAGCATCCTGCGGGTGTGGGAAGGCGGCATGGCGAGCCACGGCGGGATCCTCGGGCTGTTCATTTTCACGTGGTTCTACGCGAAGAAGAAGAAGGTGGCGTGGACGGCGCTGGGCGATGGCCTGTGCGTGGTGGCACCGGTCGGGTTGTTTTTCGGGCGGATCGCGAATTTCTGGAATGGCGAGCTGTATGGGCTACGGGTGAAGGAAGGCGCGGTGCCGTGGGCGATGAAGTTCCCGCTGGCGCTCAATGATGGGAAGGCACCGGAGTCCGCGAATTTCTACGAGGCGCTGAATGCCGGAACGGTGAAGGTGATGGAACTCGCGTCATCGGGACATCTGCCCAAGTCATTGATGACGGAGGGAGGGGGTAACCCCATTCTGGTGAACGCCGTGGATGCCATGAACCGGGTGCCGGTGCAGGACGATGCTTTCCGGGTGGTCTCCCACCAGGCGTTCGACGCGCTGCTGGAGGCAAACCGGCAGCTTCCGGAGATGCGGACGGTGCTGGAGCCATACCTGGAGCCGCGGCATCCGTCGCAGCTCTATGAGGCGGGCCTGGAGGGCGTGGCGTTGTTCGCGATCCTGTGGTTCGTGCGCTTGAAGTTTCCGAAGGCTCCGAATGGTCTGCTGACCGGGTTGTTCTTCGCGCTCTACGCGTTGTTCCGGATCATCGGGGAGAATTTCCGTGAGCCGGATGCGGCGATGTTCGGGCCGCTGAGCAAGGGGCAGTTCCTGTCGTTCTTCATGTTCGTGTTCGCGGCGGCGTTCTTCGTCCACGCGTGGCGGGGGTGGAAGAAGATGGAAGACTCGAAGACGTAA
- a CDS encoding competence/damage-inducible protein A — translation MRIEVINTGTELTLGNTLNTHGAWFGRELFKLGLRIERQTTVPDGEAIRESLAESVSRADAVIVTGGLGPTSDDLTREITAEVLGIDLITDEAAIRSLEAFFATRNKVMADSNRKQALIPVGADVLPNPNGTAPGVYVPPRLNGRGNAAVFLLPGPPRELHPMFREEVVPRLRALAGVEAAAGALELKFTGVGESDFNQAIDARLALVPGLEYGYCAHIGEVDLRLIGDETAREAGRKIALDEFERFLISDDGTSLPETVLRLCQARGWKLATAESCTGGLIASRITDVAGSSAVFTHGFVTYANEAKRDLLGVPEELLKLHGAVSEPVARAMAEGALNASGADIAVAVTGIAGPDGGSEDKPVGTVWLAWAVKGGETIALRQLHLRNRKDFKLGVSQAALDGIRKLAK, via the coding sequence GTGCGCATTGAAGTCATCAACACGGGGACCGAGCTCACGCTCGGCAACACGCTCAACACCCATGGCGCGTGGTTCGGCCGCGAGCTGTTCAAGCTCGGCCTGCGCATCGAACGCCAGACCACCGTGCCCGATGGCGAGGCCATCCGCGAATCCCTCGCGGAATCCGTTTCCCGCGCCGATGCCGTGATCGTGACCGGCGGCCTCGGCCCCACCAGCGACGACCTCACCCGCGAGATCACCGCCGAGGTGCTCGGGATCGACCTGATCACCGATGAGGCCGCGATCCGCTCGCTGGAAGCCTTTTTCGCCACCCGCAACAAGGTGATGGCGGACTCGAACCGCAAGCAGGCCCTCATTCCGGTCGGTGCCGACGTGCTGCCGAACCCGAACGGCACCGCCCCGGGCGTCTACGTCCCGCCGCGCCTCAATGGCCGCGGTAATGCCGCCGTTTTCCTGCTCCCCGGCCCGCCCCGCGAGCTGCACCCGATGTTCCGCGAGGAAGTCGTCCCCCGCCTGCGCGCGCTCGCCGGGGTGGAGGCCGCCGCCGGCGCGCTGGAGCTGAAGTTCACAGGCGTCGGCGAAAGCGATTTCAACCAGGCCATCGACGCCCGCCTCGCCCTCGTGCCCGGCCTCGAATACGGCTACTGCGCCCACATCGGCGAGGTCGACCTGCGCTTGATCGGCGACGAAACCGCCCGCGAGGCCGGTCGCAAAATCGCGCTCGATGAGTTCGAGCGGTTCCTGATCAGCGACGATGGCACCTCCCTGCCCGAGACCGTGCTGCGCCTGTGCCAGGCCCGCGGCTGGAAGCTCGCCACCGCGGAAAGTTGCACCGGTGGCCTGATCGCCAGCCGCATCACCGACGTCGCCGGATCCAGCGCCGTCTTCACCCACGGCTTCGTCACCTACGCCAATGAGGCGAAGCGCGACCTCCTCGGCGTGCCCGAGGAACTCCTGAAACTCCACGGCGCGGTCAGCGAACCGGTCGCCCGCGCCATGGCCGAGGGCGCGCTCAACGCCAGCGGCGCGGACATCGCCGTGGCCGTCACCGGCATCGCCGGACCGGACGGCGGCAGCGAGGACAAGCCGGTCGGCACCGTCTGGCTCGCCTGGGCCGTGAAGGGCGGCGAAACCATCGCCCTGCGCCAGCTCCACCTCCGCAACCGCAAGGACTTCAAGCTCGGCGTCAGCCAAGCCGCCCTCGACGGCATCCGCAAGCTCGCGAAGTAG
- the rsfS gene encoding ribosome silencing factor: MAIEALELAKACAKAADEIQAEDIRVWDMRGVSNLTDYMIVCSGNSMPHLRAILRDISAHVEEWTGSRPANAEGKADTRWVVLDYIDVMVHIMHDELRDYYGLEKLWGDAKEVEWKTATEAPQADA; encoded by the coding sequence ATGGCAATCGAAGCACTGGAACTGGCCAAGGCATGCGCCAAGGCGGCGGATGAAATCCAAGCGGAGGACATCCGCGTCTGGGACATGCGCGGCGTGTCGAACCTGACCGACTACATGATCGTCTGCTCGGGCAACTCCATGCCCCACCTGCGCGCGATCCTGCGCGACATCTCCGCCCACGTGGAGGAATGGACCGGCTCCCGCCCGGCGAACGCCGAAGGCAAGGCCGATACCCGCTGGGTGGTCCTCGATTACATCGACGTGATGGTTCACATCATGCACGACGAGCTGCGCGATTACTACGGCCTCGAAAAGCTGTGGGGCGACGCCAAGGAGGTCGAGTGGAAGACTGCCACCGAAGCTCCGCAGGCCGACGCCTGA
- a CDS encoding LacI family DNA-binding transcriptional regulator, translating into MEPENSLPRVSMREIAARLGVSHVTVSMALRDNPRVSLATREKIKKAAEEWGYRRDPLLSALATYRKSKTTTTIHSVVAWINAWERPDELRGYKEFDSYWKGASQAAEKFGYRLEEFRIDKTMTTFRLHRIFQTRGIRGILLPPHGPYQPAWEDFPWSDYSVARFGRSLKHPAAHLVTADQLTNTFVAVEKMIERGYKRIGLITFETDLDPRGPHFTAGFLSARALLHDVDALPMFCIKEPVTAETIDSFRAWMAEQKPDALLSTVEQKILLQKAGYRVPEDVAVAVTSVLDGGADSGMDQHPEEIGRVGFLLLNSLLNDSARGIPTIFRQILVQGSWVDGKSLPDRRRPS; encoded by the coding sequence ATGGAGCCCGAGAACAGCCTGCCACGTGTCAGCATGCGGGAAATCGCCGCCCGGCTGGGGGTGAGCCACGTCACGGTCTCCATGGCGCTGCGGGACAACCCCCGGGTCTCCCTGGCGACACGGGAAAAGATCAAGAAGGCGGCCGAGGAATGGGGCTACCGGCGGGATCCGCTGCTCAGCGCCCTCGCCACCTACCGGAAGAGTAAAACCACCACCACCATCCACTCGGTGGTGGCTTGGATCAACGCCTGGGAGCGGCCTGATGAACTCCGCGGCTACAAGGAATTCGACAGCTATTGGAAGGGAGCCAGCCAGGCTGCGGAGAAGTTCGGCTACCGACTCGAAGAATTCCGGATCGACAAGACCATGACGACTTTTCGCCTCCACCGGATCTTCCAGACCCGGGGTATCCGCGGGATTTTACTGCCGCCGCACGGTCCCTACCAACCGGCATGGGAGGACTTCCCCTGGAGCGATTACTCCGTCGCCCGCTTCGGGCGCTCCCTTAAACATCCGGCCGCCCACCTGGTCACCGCCGACCAACTCACCAACACGTTCGTCGCCGTGGAGAAGATGATCGAGCGGGGCTACAAGCGTATCGGCCTGATCACCTTTGAAACCGATCTCGATCCCCGCGGCCCCCATTTCACCGCTGGCTTCCTGAGTGCCCGGGCCCTGCTCCATGACGTGGACGCACTCCCGATGTTTTGCATCAAGGAACCGGTCACCGCCGAAACGATCGATTCGTTCCGGGCCTGGATGGCGGAGCAAAAACCGGATGCGCTGCTCAGCACCGTGGAACAGAAGATCCTGCTGCAAAAGGCCGGCTACCGTGTGCCGGAGGACGTGGCCGTGGCGGTCACCAGCGTGCTCGATGGCGGCGCGGACAGCGGCATGGACCAGCACCCGGAGGAGATCGGCCGGGTCGGCTTCCTGCTTCTGAACTCGCTGCTCAACGACAGCGCGCGCGGCATTCCCACCATCTTCCGCCAGATCCTGGTCCAGGGAAGCTGGGTGGATGGCAAGAGCCTGCCCGACCGCCGGCGGCCGTCGTGA
- a CDS encoding autotransporter-associated beta strand repeat-containing protein — translation MKPSRLAIRTIAFYSATLPVVAAFFTVSTAQAQWIGAATGTGNDATHAYLTTTNWTAGTVSDTFGAGLTLTGATTSYLAGPRTTTGDLTFTYTGAFNLTVQGGGVLSPAGAAVTAADQTLTLAGNVTVNPVSNQTVTLGSGTANNGLLIDLGAGTRTLDVAANKSLTVTNIVSNGTLQKNSAGTLTLVGQSTYAGGFTFNAGTVILQRDSAGAVGAVTSGPFGTGTVTLNGGTLYANSTNNVNNTKVVLNAVNVASGTTILGANSTLANILFSGPITGSGTLANLVTGSIANSTVFAGDLSGFTGTFSYDNTNAQSNFRMGAGTGTAAVPLTGITVDGSHAKFAINASNTNTITRNLALTDNIGNSTLKMGELSGNGVLMGSFNNSAQATNTYEVGALNTSTTFSGRLSNATAGHQADFNLVKVGTGTLTLSATNSLYTGTTGIQGGTIIASGSGALGATSAGTTVSSGATLDVQANIGTEAVSFGGTGAGGNGALVAGAGTGTLGGVLTLTSGASLGGAGSLNLNGALGGAFGITKVGAGTTTLGAANGYTGTTTVTAGTLVLAVGSTINASSGITINGGTAKFQQLATAATSPAVTLTQGTLEATGSIAGLSVAADVGNKVVASNAGGSALSIGGSTSFSGAATLNLTTGSQSTSVISTPALTTTTNGIVVNASNTSWNNGTYPLISYGTFSGTLANFTKGTISNLGARQSATLNDTGSAIELVIGGDAPIWTGNTSGEWTTNAIPGIKNWVLLTSQTLTDFLPNDSVTFNDVALGGVTTIDISTANVSPITTTFANNGVSNGGVDYTLTSTGGFGIATGSLVKSGTGPVTIETANTYSGGTFVNGGTLNLNNASAIGTGTLTLAGTSPALGNTKGTPVTLSTNNAQAWNADFSFAGTSNLNLGTGAVVLGGNRTVNTTAAELAVGGVISGSFSLTKTGAGTLVLTGANTYSGGTTVSAGTLKGTTGSLQGTITNNGAIVFDQGTAGTYAGSIGGSGSVTKENSGALTLTNDSTWSGGTTVNAGTLILANTDNDGDGTVVGTLTANAGTTVSLTGANSFGYNTLASSTTTVNLNGATLDQAVDANQGYRTNFVLTGGAITASVAQTGSNGLQFTPGFSITSHASATTSTIAGIVRLRDTITLPITVDDGAAATDLQISAVINQQNALSGITKAGDGTLLLTGANSYTGTTTVNGGTLTVGTGGTLGTTTARLTVNNPNTGAGNNVTVNLPTAVDTVIGSLAGAISAPTSGVNTAVINNGGSGRNFAVNQTVAATYAGVIAGAGSFTLGGSSTAALTLTGVNTYTGVTTVSAGTLEVDGSLATTGLTVASGATLRGTGTIAGSVISSGIIAPGAGVGTLNTGAASLTGTLAIEIDGATGDKLHSTGAVSLSGALTVTELTGGFTQPSYVIAEGTSLTGTFSSVPAGYQVTYSATQATLTKLGGYASWIAGYPAAGALVGPKDDPDGDGIVNLLEYVLGGVPAGSGAADRSILPTSTLTATDLVVSFKRSDLSENDTVLKVQWSTDLNTWGAPNEVTIGATSSGIVTVAEDTPTAALDTISVAIPRTNAAGGKLFARVIVTQP, via the coding sequence ATGAAACCCAGCCGCCTCGCCATTCGCACGATCGCTTTCTACTCCGCCACCCTTCCCGTGGTGGCGGCCTTCTTCACCGTCTCCACGGCCCAGGCCCAGTGGATCGGTGCCGCCACCGGTACGGGCAACGATGCCACCCATGCCTACCTGACGACCACCAACTGGACGGCGGGCACGGTGAGCGACACCTTTGGGGCTGGCCTCACGCTGACCGGGGCCACCACCAGCTACCTCGCCGGGCCGCGCACCACCACGGGTGACCTGACCTTCACCTATACGGGGGCCTTCAATCTCACGGTGCAGGGCGGCGGCGTCCTCAGCCCCGCCGGTGCCGCCGTGACCGCGGCGGACCAGACGCTGACGCTGGCTGGGAATGTCACGGTCAATCCGGTCTCGAACCAGACGGTCACCCTCGGCAGCGGGACGGCGAACAACGGCCTGCTCATCGACCTCGGAGCTGGCACGCGCACGCTCGACGTGGCGGCGAACAAGAGCCTCACGGTGACCAACATCGTCTCCAACGGGACGTTGCAGAAAAACAGCGCGGGCACGCTCACGCTGGTGGGGCAGAGCACCTATGCCGGTGGATTCACCTTCAATGCCGGCACGGTCATCCTCCAGCGCGATTCCGCCGGGGCGGTCGGCGCGGTGACCAGCGGCCCCTTCGGCACCGGCACGGTGACCCTCAACGGTGGCACGTTGTACGCGAACAGCACGAACAATGTGAACAACACGAAGGTGGTGCTCAACGCCGTCAACGTGGCATCCGGCACCACCATCCTCGGCGCGAACTCCACCCTGGCCAACATCCTCTTCTCCGGCCCGATCACCGGCTCCGGCACGCTGGCGAACCTGGTGACCGGTTCCATCGCCAACTCCACCGTCTTCGCGGGAGACCTTTCCGGTTTCACCGGGACCTTCAGCTACGACAATACCAACGCGCAGTCCAATTTCCGCATGGGTGCCGGCACCGGCACCGCGGCGGTGCCGCTGACCGGAATCACGGTCGATGGCTCGCACGCGAAGTTCGCGATCAACGCGAGCAACACCAACACCATCACCCGCAACCTGGCCCTGACCGACAACATCGGCAACTCCACCCTGAAAATGGGCGAGCTCTCCGGAAATGGCGTGCTCATGGGTTCCTTCAACAACAGTGCCCAAGCCACCAACACCTATGAGGTTGGCGCGCTGAACACGAGCACGACCTTCTCCGGCCGCCTGTCCAATGCGACCGCGGGCCACCAGGCGGACTTCAACCTCGTGAAGGTGGGCACCGGCACGCTGACGCTGAGCGCCACCAACAGCCTCTACACCGGCACCACCGGCATCCAGGGCGGCACGATCATCGCGTCCGGATCGGGTGCGCTCGGGGCCACCAGCGCCGGCACCACCGTGAGCAGCGGGGCCACGCTCGACGTGCAGGCGAACATCGGCACGGAGGCAGTGTCCTTCGGCGGCACCGGTGCGGGTGGAAACGGGGCCCTCGTGGCGGGTGCCGGCACCGGCACCTTGGGCGGCGTTCTCACCCTGACCTCCGGTGCCTCCCTCGGCGGCGCGGGAAGCCTCAATCTGAATGGCGCGCTCGGCGGCGCGTTCGGCATCACCAAGGTCGGCGCGGGGACGACCACCCTCGGGGCGGCGAATGGATACACCGGCACCACCACCGTGACCGCGGGCACGCTGGTGCTGGCGGTTGGTTCCACGATCAACGCGTCCTCCGGCATCACCATCAATGGCGGCACGGCCAAGTTCCAGCAGCTTGCCACCGCCGCCACATCACCCGCGGTGACCCTCACGCAGGGAACGCTGGAGGCCACCGGTTCGATCGCCGGTCTCTCGGTGGCGGCGGATGTGGGCAACAAGGTCGTCGCTTCCAATGCCGGCGGCAGCGCGCTGTCGATCGGCGGCTCCACCAGTTTCAGCGGCGCGGCCACGCTGAACCTCACCACCGGCTCCCAGTCGACCAGCGTCATCTCGACGCCCGCCCTGACCACGACCACCAACGGGATCGTCGTCAATGCCTCGAACACCTCCTGGAACAACGGCACCTACCCGCTCATCAGCTACGGCACCTTCAGTGGAACGCTCGCCAACTTCACCAAGGGAACGATTTCGAACCTCGGTGCCCGCCAGAGCGCGACCCTCAATGACACGGGCTCCGCGATCGAGCTGGTGATCGGCGGCGATGCTCCGATCTGGACCGGCAACACCAGCGGCGAATGGACCACCAATGCGATTCCGGGCATCAAGAACTGGGTGCTGCTGACTTCCCAGACGCTCACCGATTTCCTGCCGAACGATTCGGTGACCTTCAATGACGTCGCGCTGGGCGGGGTGACCACCATCGATATCTCCACGGCGAATGTCAGCCCGATCACCACCACCTTCGCCAACAACGGCGTTTCGAACGGCGGGGTGGACTACACGCTGACCAGCACCGGTGGCTTCGGCATCGCCACCGGCTCGCTGGTGAAGAGCGGCACCGGACCGGTCACGATCGAGACCGCGAACACCTATTCCGGTGGCACGTTCGTGAACGGCGGCACGCTCAACCTGAACAACGCCTCCGCCATCGGCACCGGCACGCTGACCCTCGCGGGAACCAGCCCGGCCCTCGGCAACACCAAGGGCACGCCGGTCACCCTTTCGACAAACAATGCCCAGGCGTGGAACGCGGACTTCTCGTTCGCTGGCACCAGCAACCTGAACCTCGGCACCGGTGCGGTGGTGCTCGGCGGCAACCGCACGGTGAACACGACCGCGGCCGAACTCGCCGTGGGCGGGGTGATCTCCGGCAGCTTCAGCCTGACGAAAACCGGTGCCGGGACCCTGGTGCTGACCGGCGCGAACACCTACTCCGGCGGCACGACCGTCAGCGCGGGCACCTTGAAGGGCACCACCGGCAGCCTCCAGGGCACGATCACGAACAACGGCGCGATCGTGTTCGATCAAGGCACGGCGGGCACCTATGCCGGGAGCATCGGCGGCAGCGGTTCGGTGACGAAGGAAAACTCCGGCGCGCTGACTCTGACCAATGACAGCACCTGGAGCGGCGGCACCACCGTCAACGCGGGCACGTTGATCCTGGCAAACACCGACAACGATGGCGACGGCACGGTGGTGGGCACCCTCACCGCCAATGCCGGCACCACCGTGAGCCTCACCGGGGCGAATTCCTTCGGCTACAACACCCTCGCCTCGTCCACCACCACGGTGAACCTCAACGGGGCCACCCTGGATCAGGCCGTGGACGCGAACCAGGGCTACCGCACCAATTTCGTGCTGACCGGCGGGGCCATCACCGCGTCCGTCGCACAGACCGGCAGCAATGGCCTCCAGTTCACCCCTGGCTTCAGCATCACCAGCCATGCCAGCGCCACCACCTCGACCATCGCCGGCATCGTCCGCCTCCGCGACACCATCACGCTGCCGATCACGGTGGATGACGGCGCGGCGGCGACCGACCTCCAAATCTCGGCGGTGATCAACCAGCAGAACGCGCTCAGTGGTATCACCAAGGCGGGCGATGGCACGCTGCTGCTCACCGGGGCGAACAGCTACACCGGCACCACCACCGTCAATGGCGGCACGCTCACCGTGGGTACCGGCGGCACGCTCGGCACGACCACGGCCCGTCTCACGGTCAACAATCCGAACACCGGTGCTGGAAACAACGTCACCGTCAATCTGCCGACCGCGGTGGACACCGTGATCGGCTCCCTGGCGGGAGCGATCTCCGCGCCTACCAGCGGCGTGAACACGGCGGTGATCAACAACGGGGGAAGCGGCCGGAACTTCGCCGTGAACCAGACGGTGGCCGCCACCTACGCCGGGGTGATCGCCGGTGCGGGCAGCTTCACGCTCGGCGGTTCCAGCACGGCGGCCCTCACGCTCACCGGTGTGAACACCTACACCGGCGTCACCACGGTGAGCGCCGGAACGTTGGAGGTGGATGGCAGCCTGGCCACCACCGGATTGACCGTAGCCTCGGGGGCGACCCTCCGCGGCACGGGCACCATCGCCGGTTCGGTGATTTCCAGCGGCATCATCGCTCCGGGAGCGGGCGTGGGCACCTTGAACACCGGGGCCGCCAGCCTCACGGGCACGCTCGCGATCGAGATCGATGGGGCCACCGGGGACAAGCTGCACTCCACCGGTGCGGTCAGCCTTTCGGGCGCACTCACGGTGACGGAGCTGACCGGCGGATTCACCCAGCCGTCCTACGTGATCGCCGAGGGCACCAGCCTCACGGGCACCTTCAGCAGCGTGCCCGCGGGCTATCAGGTCACCTACTCAGCCACCCAGGCGACCCTCACCAAGCTCGGCGGCTACGCCTCGTGGATCGCCGGCTACCCGGCGGCGGGTGCGCTCGTGGGTCCGAAGGATGATCCGGATGGCGATGGCATCGTGAACCTCCTGGAATACGTCCTCGGTGGCGTCCCGGCGGGCAGCGGCGCGGCGGACCGCTCGATCCTTCCGACCAGCACGCTGACGGCGACGGACCTGGTGGTTTCCTTCAAGCGCTCCGATCTCTCCGAGAACGACACCGTGCTGAAGGTGCAGTGGTCCACCGACCTCAACACCTGGGGCGCTCCGAACGAAGTCACCATCGGAGCCACCAGCTCGGGCATCGTCACGGTGGCGGAGGACACCCCGACCGCGGCGCTCGACACGATCAGCGTGGCGATTCCCCGCACCAATGCCGCGGGCGGCAAGCTCTTCGCCCGCGTGATCGTGACCCAGCCGTAA
- a CDS encoding autotransporter-associated beta strand repeat-containing protein, producing MKFKIHSTRRALLATIMLTGPAWAADVYWDIDGATAGAGGTAPAGTWSTAATNWSADSAGGAATAAWVNGDSAIFSAGTNATGTFTVTNSGVTVDNITQQEGKITINSSTLTLADTSMTLDVQTRTTGDYDLRINSVIANSGAGASGIIKNGAGILHMGTGTNTFSGGLTLNNGTVAIESSGGALGTGTLTFAGGNFVKSWGTSGSATATVSNAMNVTGTTNVGIVQGQPGNLEFTGTWGAGSTSGNFNVGNTSINGFAVQSSTIQVRGDVSAYTGTFSHNNLASGGNRLRFGSTNGGNVGFDAAKARFVLSGSTTGTNVVDLADGTYGTFKIGELSGTGGRLRAGFASAGNTTFEVGALNTSSSFAGLLDNNANGANGLAALKKVGTGALALSLAGGNSYSAGTTVTEGTLLAANTTGSATGTGAVTVNGGRLGGTGVIAPTGTNGINVTTGVIAPGGVVSSGAYSDSIGNLGFNLGGTTGTITMAAGTGLEFELGTAGVSLTSVGNGDLVTLLGASAGDFTFNANSVDFKGTGGTGFYKLFDTSLDGTTWSGLTFDGTTGLVSSGLSVTNLTSGFTGNFIVGTAGNGGNLGDIYLQVQAVPEPGTALLGGGAALLVLRRRRNAAGG from the coding sequence ATGAAGTTCAAAATTCATTCCACCCGGCGCGCGCTGCTCGCCACCATCATGCTGACCGGTCCCGCATGGGCCGCCGATGTCTATTGGGACATCGACGGTGCCACCGCGGGGGCGGGCGGCACCGCGCCAGCGGGCACCTGGAGCACCGCGGCCACGAACTGGTCCGCCGATTCCGCGGGAGGCGCGGCCACCGCGGCCTGGGTGAACGGTGACAGCGCCATTTTCTCCGCGGGCACCAATGCCACCGGCACCTTCACCGTGACCAACAGCGGGGTGACGGTGGACAACATCACCCAGCAGGAGGGGAAGATCACGATCAACAGCAGCACCCTCACGCTGGCGGACACCTCGATGACCCTCGACGTGCAAACCCGCACCACCGGCGACTATGACCTCCGTATCAATTCGGTGATCGCGAACTCCGGGGCGGGAGCCTCGGGCATCATCAAAAACGGTGCGGGCATCCTGCACATGGGGACGGGCACGAACACGTTCTCCGGTGGCCTCACGTTGAACAACGGCACCGTGGCCATCGAGAGCAGCGGCGGCGCGCTCGGCACGGGCACGCTCACCTTCGCGGGCGGCAATTTCGTGAAGAGCTGGGGGACCAGCGGCAGCGCGACGGCGACGGTCTCCAACGCGATGAACGTCACCGGCACCACCAATGTCGGCATCGTCCAGGGCCAGCCGGGGAACCTTGAGTTCACCGGCACTTGGGGAGCGGGCAGCACCAGCGGCAACTTCAATGTCGGGAACACCAGCATCAACGGGTTCGCGGTTCAATCGTCCACCATCCAGGTGCGAGGCGACGTTTCCGCCTACACCGGCACCTTCTCCCACAACAACCTGGCATCGGGTGGCAACCGCCTCCGCTTCGGCAGCACCAACGGGGGCAATGTCGGATTCGATGCCGCGAAGGCCAGGTTCGTCCTGTCCGGATCGACCACCGGCACCAACGTGGTGGACCTGGCGGACGGGACCTACGGCACCTTCAAGATCGGGGAGCTGTCCGGCACCGGCGGCCGCCTTCGCGCGGGGTTCGCTTCCGCGGGCAACACGACCTTCGAGGTCGGTGCGCTGAACACCTCCAGCAGCTTCGCCGGTTTGCTCGACAACAATGCCAACGGCGCCAACGGACTGGCGGCTCTCAAAAAGGTGGGCACGGGGGCGCTCGCGCTTTCGCTGGCCGGTGGCAACAGCTACTCCGCGGGCACCACCGTCACCGAGGGAACCCTGCTCGCCGCGAACACCACGGGCTCGGCCACCGGCACCGGTGCGGTCACGGTCAATGGCGGCCGCTTGGGCGGCACCGGCGTGATTGCTCCCACCGGGACCAATGGCATCAATGTCACGACGGGGGTCATCGCTCCGGGTGGTGTGGTTTCCAGCGGCGCTTACAGCGACTCGATCGGAAACCTCGGTTTCAATCTCGGCGGCACCACCGGCACCATCACGATGGCGGCGGGGACCGGCCTGGAATTCGAACTGGGCACCGCGGGCGTGTCATTGACCAGCGTGGGCAATGGCGACCTCGTGACCCTGCTCGGAGCTTCCGCGGGCGACTTCACGTTCAACGCCAACTCCGTCGATTTCAAAGGCACCGGGGGCACGGGGTTCTACAAGCTCTTCGACACCAGCCTGGATGGCACCACCTGGTCGGGCCTGACCTTCGATGGCACCACCGGCCTCGTTTCCAGCGGCCTCTCGGTCACGAACCTGACGTCCGGCTTCACGGGCAATTTCATCGTCGGCACCGCGGGCAACGGCGGCAACCTGGGTGACATCTATCTTCAGGTGCAGGCCGTGCCGGAGCCGGGAACGGCGCTGCTGGGGGGAGGCGCTGCCTTGCTGGTGCTCCGCCGCCGCCGGAATGCGGCAGGTGGCTGA